One window of Acipenser ruthenus chromosome 52, fAciRut3.2 maternal haplotype, whole genome shotgun sequence genomic DNA carries:
- the LOC117433098 gene encoding protein chibby homolog 1, with translation MPLFGNVFSPKKTPPRKSASLSNLHTLDRSTREMEIGLEYGSPMMNIGGQSLRFEDGQWLAESGGSVSQKEVQRLKKRNVQLEEENNLLRLKIDILLDMLSETTAESHLMEKELEEIKNHNRKRK, from the exons ATGCCTCTGTTTGGGAATGTGTTTAGCCCCAAGAAGACCCCACCACGGAAATCAGCGTCTCTGTCCAACCTGCATACA ctgGACCGCTCCACTCGGGAGATGGAGATCGGGCTGGAATATGGCTCTCCTATGATGAATATCGGGGGGCAGAGCCTCAGGTTTGAAGATGGCCAGTGGCTTGCAG AGTCAGGGGGCAGTGTGTCTCAGAAGGAGGTCCAGCGCTTGAAGAAGCGAAATGTGCAGCTGGAGGAGGAAAACAACCTGCTGAGACTCAAGATTGACATCCTTCTGGACATG CTCTCGGAAACAACGGCAGAGTCCCACCTTATGGAGAAGGAGCTAGAGGAGATCAAGAACCACAACCGCAAGAGAAAGTGA
- the LOC117432512 gene encoding zinc finger protein 501-like has translation MEDIAEHVVDLGSITVIEDADLESVHTEEEEDEEGTLLRIIIPDMQEPPSPEFNAVKVSLEKRVKPERRYPTASTGAETPEQEQEDAPCPSPSCEVSVEEVDLGKVKVEAGAPEEGEHPAVSSQSTAPSDLLPDGSAFSSSMPAGSNDLVDFTAINKAGGQFHCVLCDRYFTRMTSLKVHERIHTGETPYVCSECGKRFKASGKLKIHQRLHTGEAPYHCSECGQSFKQYGTLKTHLRTHTGETPYQCSECGDSFSQLSNLKTHKRIHTGEAPYCCPDCGRGFKDSGKLKIHRRLHTGEMPYSCSHCGKSFRESGNLKRHQRSHTGEAPYRCTVCSKSFRRMETLREHQRIHTGETPFGCTLCGKRFTQMGNLRTHLRIHSGDTPYRCGDCGKSFSDSGNLKTHRRIHTGETPFPCAVCGKSFTQRGSLRTHQRIHSGEAPFPCTMCDKRFRDSGNLKIHIRTHTGEAPYPCTECGKSFKDSGNLKRHQLIHARALAAATK, from the exons ATGGAAGACATTGCAGAGCACGTCGTGGATCTGGGCTCAATAACGGTGATTGAGGATGCAGACCTGGAGTCTGTCCACACAGAAgaggaggaagatgaggaggggactCTGCTGAGAATAATCATCCCTGATATGCAGGAGCCTCCCAGTCCTGAGTTCAATGCTGTGAAAGTCTCTCTGGAGAAAAGAGTCAAGCCAGAAAGAAGATATCCAACAGCTTCCACTGGCGCTGAGACAC CGGAACAAGAACAAGAAGATGCACCCTGTCCATCTCCGAGCTGTGAGGTCAGTGTGGAAGAAGTGGACCTTGGCAAGGTGAAGGTAGAAGCAGGTGCCCCGGAGGAAGGAGAGCACCCAGCCGtgtcctctcagagcacagcccCCTCAGACCTGCTCCCCGATGGGAGCGCCTTCAGCAGCAGCATGCCGGCCGGCTCCAATGACCTTGTCGACTTCACAGCGATCAACAAGGCAGGGGGCCAGTTCCACTGCGTCCTGTGCGACCGCTACTTCACCAGAATGACCAGCCTCAAAGTGCATGAGAGGATCCACACTGGGGAGACGCCCTACGTGTGCAGCGAGTGCGGAAAGCGCTTCAAAGCCTCGGGGAAGCTGAAGATCCACCAGCGGCTGCACACCGGCGAAGCCCCATACCACTGCAGCGAGTGCGGGCAGAGCTTCAAGCAGTACGGGACCCTCAAAACACACCTGAGGACGCACACCGGGGAGACTCCCTACCAGTGCTCTGAGTGCGGGGACAGCTTCAGCCAGTTGTCCAACCTCAAGACCCACAAGCGCATTCACACGGGCGAGGCGCCATACTGCTGCCCGGACTGCGGGAGGGGTTTCAAGGACTCGGGGAAGCTCAAGATCCACAGGAGGCTGCACACGGGGGAGATGCCCTACAGCTGCAGCCACTGCGGGAAGAGCTTTCGTGAATCGGGCAACCTGAAGCGGCACCAGCGCAGCCACACGGGCGAGGCGCCCTACCGCTGCACCGTCTGCAGTAAGAGCTTCCGCAGGATGGAGACACTGCGGgagcaccagcgcattcacacgggTGAGACCCCGTTCGGCTGCACGCTCTGCGGGAAGCGCTTCACGCAGATGGGGAACCTGCGGACGCACCTGCGCATCCACAGCGGAGACACGCCATACCGCTGTGGTGACTGCGGCAAGAGCTTCAGCGACTCAGGGAACCTGAAGACGCACCGGCGCATTCACACGGGCGAGACACCCTTCCCCTGCGCGGTCTGCGGCAAGAGCTTCACGCAGCGGGGCTCGCTGCGCacgcaccagcgcattcacagtGGAGAGGCGCCCTTCCCCTGCACCATGTGTGATAAGCGCTTCAGGGACTCCGGGAACCTGAAGATTCACATCCGCACTCACACGGGGGAGGCACCCTACCCATGCACAGAGTGTGGGAAGAGCTTTAAGGACTCGGGCaatctgaaaagacaccagctgaTTCACGCCAGGGCTTTGGCTGCGGCTACCAAGTAA
- the LOC131722929 gene encoding monocarboxylate transporter 3-like, with product MGFHDERVLVKPPDGGWGWMVLLSCFVITGFSYAFPKAVSVYFKELMKDFQVGYSDTAWISSIMLAMLYGTGPVSSILVNKFGCRPVMLIGGLLASAGMVLASFTTNILELYLTAGVVTGLGLALNFQPSLIMLGSYFDKRRPLANGLAAAGSPVFLSALSPLGQVLQDRFGWRGGFLIMGGLLLNCCTCGAIMRPLESRRRVLASGTSRDPRELREMLPMKEGGTAEEERVGKNKVKKQKKKLLDFSVFRDRAFVIYTVTKFITVLGLFVPTILLVNYAKDMGVPDREAAFLLSIIGFIDIFARPTCGVIAGLKWVRPKVAYFFSFALLFNGLTDVCSAKASSYTGLVVFCMFFGVSYGMVGALQFEVLMGIVGSQKFSSALGLVLLIEAFAVLIGPPSAGCLVDAFKNYELIFYMAGSELIAAAVFLCVASFCCISRDERTADPPPRVGSDGEAPYPLGDSSNPRPANSDAQMMDEGEVLQEEEMRLNLDHKVERESF from the exons ATGGGGTTTCATGACGAGAGGGTCCTGGTGAAGCCCCCCGATggtggctggggctggatggtgctGCTCAGCTGCTTCGTCATCACTGGGTTCTCCTACGCCTTCCCCAAGGCCGTCAGCGTCTACTTCAAGGAGCTGATGAAAGACTTCCAAGTGGGCTACAGCGACACTGCCTGGATCTCCTCCATCATGCTGGCGATGCTCTACGGGACGG GTCCAGTCTCCAGTATACTGGTGAACAAGTTTGGCTGTCGTCCTGTCATGCTGATTGGAGGTTTGCTGGCTTCAGCAGGGATGGTCCTCGCCTCTTTCACCACGAACATACTAGAACTCTACCTGACTGCTGGAGTGGTGACTG GTCTGGGTCTAGCCCTAAACTTCCAGCCCTCTCTGATCATGCTGGGCAGCTACTTCGACAAGCGCCGTCCCCTGGCCAATGGCCTCGCTGCTGCCGGGAGCCCGGTCTTTCTCTCGGCCCTGTCTCCTCTGGGTCAGGTCTTGCAAGACCGGTTTGGCTGGAGGGGGGGCTTCCTCATTATGGGGGGGCTGCTGCTGAACTGCTGCACCTGCGGGGCCATAATGAGACCTCTGGAGTCCAGGAGACGGGTTCTGGCTTCGGGCACATCCAGGGATCCCCGGGAGCTGAGGGAGATGCTGCCCATGAAAGAGGGGGGAACGGCAGAGGAAGAGAGGGTTGGAAAGAACAAGGtcaagaagcagaagaagaagctcTTGGATTTCAGCGTCTTCCGTGACCGAGCGTTTGTGATATACACTGTAACAAAATTTATCACCGTCTTAGGACTGTTCGTACCCACAATCCTCTTGGTGAACTACGCCAAGGATATGGGAGTCCCCGACCGCGAGGCTGCCTTCCTGTTGTCCATCATCGGGTTCATTGATATCTTCGCCCGGCCCACCTGCGGGGTCATTGCTGGCCTGAAGTGGGTCAGACCCAAGGTTGCCTACTTCTTCAGTTTTGCTCTGCTCTTTAACGGGCTCACTGATGTTTGTTCGGCCAAGGCGTCGAGCTACACAGGGCTGGTGGTGTTCTGCATGTTCTTCGGGGTCTCGTATGGCATGGTTGGGGCCCTGCAGTTCGAGGTCCTCATGGGGATCGTCGGGTCTCAGAAGTTCTCCAGCGCTCTGGGTCTGGTGCTCCTGATAGAGGCGTTTGCGGTGCTGATTGGGCCTCCCTCTGCAG GATGCCTGGTAGACGCCTTTAAGAACTACGAGCTGATTTTCTACATGGCCGGCTCGGAGTTGATAGCTGCCGCTGTCTTCCTGTGCGTGGCTTCCTTTTGCTGCATTAGTCGGGATGAGCGCACCGCAGATCCGCCTCCAAGGGTGGGATCAGATGGTGAGGCACCGTACCCATTGGGTGACTCTTCAAATCCTCGCCCTGCCAATAGCGATGCTCAGATGATGGATGAGGGCGAGGTTTTGCAGGAAGAGGAAATGCGGCTGAATCTCGATCACAAAGTGGAGAGGGAGAGTTTTTAG